The Sesamum indicum cultivar Zhongzhi No. 13 linkage group LG2, S_indicum_v1.0, whole genome shotgun sequence genome contains a region encoding:
- the LOC105156204 gene encoding histone-lysine N-methyltransferase setd3 has product MSSKMMLMATSLTHARPLAYAAASACLYPARLVPQPPDIIKWVRREGGFVHQSIKIAYLEEEKPNGLGLGLGLVASEEIPKGSDLIILPQHIPLRFDAKDGEPSALIDLARHIPEELWAMKLGLKLLQERARKGSFWWPYISNLPETYSVPIFFPGEDIKNLQYAPLLHQVNKRCRFLLDFEKLVKNKLGNVKLDDHPFGGQDIDASSLGWAMSAVSSRAFRLYGSRQPDGTHVDTPMLLPLIDMCNHSFMPNAEIVQEKEANNESMLVKVIAGKQIKQDDPLELNYGCLNNDLFLLDYGFVIPSNPYDCIELKYDPALLDAASMAAGVSSPNFSSPSPWQQRILLQLNLDGENSDLKVRIGGSELVEDRLLAALRVLLSNDREAVEKQDLATIKSINSEAPLGTSNEAATFRTMIALCVIALGHFPTKIMEDESTLKEKVSTTTELAVRYRVQKKSVIIDAMRDLIRRVKLLSSKESITSQ; this is encoded by the exons ATGTCGAGCAAGATGATGTTAATGGCGACCTCACTGACCCACGCTAGGCCGCTAGCTTACGCCGCCGCCTCGGCCTGCCTCTACCCTGCGCGGCTGGTTCCTCAGCCGCCGGACATCATAAAGTGGGTCCGTAGAGAAGGTGGATTTGTGCACCAGTCCATCAAGATAGCATATTTGGAGGAGGAAAAACCCAATGGGCTCGGGCTTGGCCTCGGGCTTGTGGCTTCGGAGGAAATCCCTAAAGGGTCCGACCTCATTATCCTCCCCCAACACATTCCTCTCAGGTTCGATGCCAAAGATGGGGAGCCCTCTGCTTTGATTGATTTAGCTCGACATATTCCGG AGGAACTGTGGGCAATGAAATTGGGTCTGAAGCTTCTGCAAGAAAGAGCGAGAAAAGGTTCCTTCTGGTGGCCCTACATCAGCAATCTTCCTGAAACTTATAGTGTGCCCATTTTCTTCCCTGGCGAGGATATCAAGAATTTACAGTATGCTCCTCTTCTTCATCAG GTAAACAAGAGATGCCGTTTTCTTCTTGACTTTGAGAAATTAGTGAAGAACAAACTTGGAAATGTCAAACTGGACGACCACCCTTTTGGAGGCCAAGATATAGATGCATCATCACTTGGATGGGCAATGTCAGCTGTTTCATCTCGAGCATTCCGTTTATATGGCAGTAGACAACCAGATGGGACCCACGTTGATACTCCCATGTTGCTTCCACTAATAGACATGTGCAACCACAGTTTCATGCCAAATGCTGAAATTGTACAAGAAAAGGAAGCAAACAATGAGAGCATGCTTGTAAAG GTCATTGCTGGAAAGCAGATCAAACAAGACGATCCATTAGAACTTAATTATGGCTGTTTAAATAACGATCTTTTCCTTCTAGATTATGGATTCGTCATTCCATCAAACCCATATGATTGCATTGAACTGAAATATGACCCAGCTCTTCTGGATGCTGCAAGCATGGCTGCTGGGGTTTCATCCCCCAACTTCTCTTCACCATCACCATGGCAGCAAAGAATTCTGCTCCAGTTAAATCTGGACGGTGAAAATTCTGATCTTAAG GTAAGGATTGGAGGATCAGAGTTAGTAGAGGACCGGCTCTTGGCTGCCTTACGAGTTCTCCTATCCAATGACAGAGAAGCAGTAGAAAAGCAGGATTTAGCTACAATTAAATCGATTAACTCAGAGGCTCCTCTTGGAACATCAAACGAGGCGGCTACTTTCCGCACCATGATTGCTCTCTGTGTGATTGCGCTCGGGCACTTCCCAACAAAAATCATGGAAGATGAATCCACATTAAAGGAGAAAGTCTCTACAACAACTGAGTTAGCTGTCCGATACAGGGTCCAGAAGAAGTCTGTCATTATTGATGCCATGAGGGATCTTATAAGGAGAGTGAAGTTACTTTCGTCGAAGGAATCCATCACTTCCCAATAA
- the LOC105156206 gene encoding nudix hydrolase 17, mitochondrial, whose translation MVCMVARTGRHLQRYNQDHRLVVGCIPYRYKNGKKGCSPEDHHELEVLVISSKKSDAMMFPKGGWEVDESVEEAASRESLEEAGVLGNVECELGRWIFKSKSRELYHQGFMFPLLVTQQLDLWPEKAARKREWMSVDEAREACGQWWMKEALDILVDRLRSSPLKQENHVQSM comes from the exons ATGGTATGTATGGTTGCTCGGACAGGGAGGCATCTGCAGAGGTACAACCAAGATCATCGGCTCGTCGTTGG ATGCATTCCATATAGGTACAAGAATGGGAAGAAGGGGTGCAGCCCGGAAGATCATCATGAGCTGGAAGTTCTTGTCATCAGTTCAAAAAAGAGTGATGCAATGATGTTTCCCAAG GGGGGTTGGGAAGTTGATGAATCTGTGGAAGAAGCTGCTTCTCGCGAGTCGTTAGAGGAAGCTGGGGTTCTTGGAAATGTTgag TGTGAACTAGGAAGATGGATATTCAAGAGCAAGAGCCGTGAGCTGTACCACCAAGGTTTCATGTTTCCTTTGCTTGTCACACAGCAACTTGATCTCTGGCCAGAAAAAGCTGCCCGCAAAAGAGAATGG ATGAGTGTGGATGAAGCAAGAGAGGCTTGCGGGCAGTGGTGGATGAAAGAAGCCTTGGACATCTTGGTAGACAGACTTAGATCTTCACCCCTTAAACAGGAAAACCATGTTCAATCCATGTAG
- the LOC105156205 gene encoding uncharacterized protein LOC105156205, with translation MPTMEQKQIIEDYNNHDHDSYKGVGVHSQVRKIKQEMEKKVLQQPETRPALREITRQHHRSRSPLGLAERPISVGN, from the coding sequence ATGCCTACTATGGAGCAGAAACAAATCATCGAGGACTATAACAATCACGACCATGATTCGTATAAGGGGGTTGGTGTTCATAGCCAAGTCAGGAAAATAAAGCAAgagatggagaagaaggtgcTGCAGCAGCCCGAGACGAGGCCGGCCCTCCGCGAGATCACCCGCCAGCACCACCGGTCCCGGTCGCCGTTAGGTTTGGCCGAGAGGCCGATATCTGTTGGGAACTag